A portion of the Alphaproteobacteria bacterium genome contains these proteins:
- a CDS encoding DUF2892 domain-containing protein, with protein sequence MNKLFCTKNVGDRERLLRAILGIVLMLLHGTGNIAGTFGIVVLVLGIVLILTAATGSCCLYTMMGKSSCEGGSCSMDKK encoded by the coding sequence ATGAACAAATTATTCTGCACCAAAAATGTTGGCGACCGGGAACGTCTATTGCGCGCCATACTAGGGATCGTATTGATGCTGTTGCACGGAACAGGAAACATCGCCGGAACTTTCGGTATCGTGGTTTTGGTTCTCGGTATCGTTTTGATCTTAACGGCGGCAACCGGATCGTGCTGTCTTTATACCATGATGGGCAAATCGTCTTGCGAAGGCGGCTCTTGCAGCATGGATAAGAAATAG
- the rimO gene encoding 30S ribosomal protein S12 methylthiotransferase RimO, which yields MKNDSIKTAQTKTAPRVGMVSLGCSKALVDSERILTQLRAEGYEITGSYDGADVVVVNTCGFLDSAREESLDAIGEAMAENGKVIVTGCLGAEPDVIMARHPQVLEITGPHQYESVVAAIHKAVPPAHDPYLDLIPAGGVRLTPRHYAYLKISEGCNNRCSFCIIPKLRGDLVSRPLGEVMAEAETLVQSGVKELLVISQDTSAYGIDVKYAESQWRDKTYRTKFLDLCNALGELGVWTRLHYVYPYPHVDEILPMMADGKILPYLDIPFQHAAPNVLKAMKRPAAAEKVVHRIQNWRKICPDMTVRSTFIVGFPGETDEDFEILLDWLKEAQIDRAGCFKYENVEHATSRDLPNHVPIEVKEERWHRFMQAQQEISAARLKAKIGKTIEVMIDQSGPDGIVGRSKSDAPDVDGKVYLTSKKRHLPGHIVKATVTAADEYDLEGEVV from the coding sequence ATGAAAAACGATTCTATAAAAACCGCACAAACCAAAACCGCCCCGCGTGTGGGGATGGTGTCGCTGGGCTGTTCCAAGGCGCTGGTCGATTCCGAGCGGATTCTGACGCAACTTCGCGCCGAAGGCTATGAAATCACCGGCAGCTACGATGGCGCCGATGTGGTGGTGGTCAATACTTGCGGATTTTTGGATTCCGCGCGCGAAGAATCGCTGGATGCGATCGGCGAGGCGATGGCGGAAAACGGCAAGGTGATTGTAACGGGTTGTTTGGGCGCGGAGCCCGATGTGATCATGGCGCGGCATCCGCAAGTGCTGGAAATTACCGGCCCGCATCAATATGAATCGGTGGTGGCCGCAATTCACAAGGCTGTACCGCCGGCGCACGATCCATATTTGGATCTGATTCCAGCAGGCGGCGTGCGTTTAACCCCGCGCCATTATGCCTATTTAAAAATTTCCGAAGGCTGCAATAACCGTTGCAGTTTTTGCATCATTCCAAAATTGCGCGGCGATTTGGTTTCGCGGCCGCTGGGCGAGGTTATGGCGGAGGCGGAAACACTGGTGCAATCCGGCGTTAAAGAATTGCTGGTGATTTCTCAAGATACATCCGCCTATGGCATCGATGTGAAATATGCCGAATCGCAATGGCGCGATAAAACCTACCGCACCAAATTTTTGGATTTATGCAATGCGCTGGGGGAACTTGGCGTTTGGACGCGGCTGCATTATGTATACCCATATCCGCATGTCGATGAAATTTTGCCGATGATGGCGGATGGAAAGATTTTACCGTACCTGGATATTCCATTCCAGCATGCCGCGCCCAATGTATTGAAGGCGATGAAACGTCCGGCGGCGGCGGAAAAAGTCGTCCATCGTATTCAGAACTGGCGCAAAATTTGCCCGGATATGACCGTGCGTTCCACATTTATCGTTGGATTTCCTGGCGAGACGGACGAAGATTTTGAAATTCTGCTCGATTGGTTGAAAGAAGCGCAAATCGATCGTGCCGGATGTTTCAAATATGAAAACGTCGAACATGCCACATCGCGCGATTTACCGAACCATGTGCCGATTGAGGTCAAAGAAGAACGTTGGCACCGTTTCATGCAAGCGCAACAAGAAATCAGTGCGGCGCGATTAAAGGCGAAAATCGGCAAAACCATCGAGGTAATGATCGATCAATCCGGCCCCGACGGAATTGTTGGCCGTTCCAAATCCGATGCGCCGGATGTGGACGGCAAAGTATATTTGACATCCAAAAAACGCCATCTGCCTGGCCATATCGTAAAGGCCACAGTAACAGCGGCGGATGAATATGATTTAGAAGGAGAAGTGGTATGA
- the obgE gene encoding GTPase ObgE gives MKFLDEAKIFIKSGDGGNGSASFRREKFIPEGGPDGGNGGRGGSIIFVAGENLNTLIDFRYQQHFKAEQGENGRGRDQFGKSGEDLIIKVPVGTEILDEDKETLLADMDKDGKKVVLLKGGDGGFGNVHFKTSTNRAPTKALPGWPGEERWVWLRLKLIADAGIIGQPNAGKSTFLAATSAAKPKIADYPFTTLNPQLGVVKADEYSFVLADIPGLIEGASEGRGLGTKFLAHVERCNVLLHLIDGTEEDLAQSYRTIRAELDEYGHGLSEKHEVIAINKIDALSDEEQADKKKQVEKASGKKVHLISAAAQKNILPVLRELRAEIEKARAEKAAAEQDHHETPAAE, from the coding sequence ATGAAATTTTTAGACGAAGCAAAAATCTTTATTAAAAGCGGCGATGGCGGCAATGGCTCGGCCTCGTTCCGGCGGGAGAAATTTATTCCCGAAGGAGGTCCCGACGGCGGCAATGGTGGCCGTGGCGGCAGCATTATTTTTGTCGCTGGCGAAAATTTGAACACGCTGATTGATTTCCGGTACCAACAACATTTCAAAGCCGAACAAGGCGAAAATGGCCGTGGCCGCGATCAATTCGGCAAATCCGGCGAGGATTTGATTATCAAAGTTCCGGTCGGCACCGAAATTCTGGATGAAGATAAAGAAACCCTGCTGGCCGACATGGACAAAGATGGCAAGAAAGTCGTTTTGTTAAAAGGCGGCGATGGCGGATTCGGCAATGTGCATTTCAAAACATCGACCAACCGCGCGCCGACCAAGGCATTACCGGGCTGGCCCGGCGAGGAACGCTGGGTCTGGCTTAGATTAAAACTGATCGCCGATGCCGGTATTATTGGCCAGCCCAACGCAGGCAAGTCCACATTTCTGGCGGCAACGTCTGCGGCAAAACCGAAAATCGCCGATTACCCATTCACCACTTTGAACCCGCAACTGGGCGTCGTCAAAGCGGATGAATATTCCTTTGTCCTCGCGGATATTCCTGGCCTGATCGAAGGCGCATCCGAAGGCCGCGGGCTTGGCACCAAATTTCTGGCGCATGTGGAGCGGTGCAACGTGTTGTTGCATTTGATCGATGGCACCGAAGAAGATCTGGCGCAATCTTACCGCACCATCCGCGCGGAATTGGACGAATACGGCCATGGGTTAAGCGAAAAACATGAAGTAATCGCTATTAATAAAATTGACGCGCTGAGCGACGAAGAACAAGCGGACAAGAAAAAACAGGTGGAAAAAGCATCGGGCAAAAAAGTGCATCTGATTTCCGCCGCCGCGCAGAAAAATATTCTGCCCGTATTGCGCGAATTGCGCGCCGAGATCGAAAAAGCGAGAGCCGAAAAAGCCGCCGCCGAGCAAGACCATCATGAAACGCCGGCCGCCGAATAA
- the rplU gene encoding 50S ribosomal protein L21, with translation MYAIIQTGGKQYRVKEGDIFSVEKLTKEAGQTVTFDSVLAIEDGGKVQLGKPTIGGASVSVQVLDQYQDDKVIIFKKKRRHNYRRKRGHRQELTMVKVFDISASGGPKKSAPEYKARNKRPAAAAKSAKAAKPAAAKKPAAKKTAAKGKKAE, from the coding sequence ATGTACGCAATCATCCAAACCGGTGGAAAACAATATCGCGTGAAAGAAGGCGATATTTTCTCGGTTGAAAAATTGACCAAAGAAGCCGGTCAAACCGTAACGTTCGATTCGGTATTGGCCATCGAAGACGGCGGCAAGGTGCAGCTGGGCAAACCAACCATCGGCGGCGCCAGCGTCAGCGTGCAGGTTTTGGATCAATATCAAGATGACAAAGTGATCATCTTTAAAAAGAAACGTCGTCACAATTACCGCCGTAAACGCGGCCATCGCCAAGAATTGACCATGGTAAAAGTGTTCGATATCAGCGCTTCTGGCGGCCCGAAAAAATCGGCTCCGGAATACAAAGCGCGCAACAAACGCCCAGCGGCAGCGGCAAAATCCGCCAAAGCAGCCAAACCGGCGGCAGCGAAAAAACCGGCGGCGAAGAAAACCGCGGCCAAAGGCAAAAAAGCCGAGTAA
- a CDS encoding HU family DNA-binding protein: MRSVKVASTSQPTVTFKTFFATLAEKYDIPKKTTNAMLEDLNTLIVKSMKKGERIRWAGIGILQVRKRAARMGRNPATGEQIKIPAKKKIAFRAAKDLKTAVGN, translated from the coding sequence ATAAGGAGCGTTAAGGTGGCATCTACTTCTCAACCCACAGTAACCTTTAAAACTTTCTTCGCTACATTGGCGGAAAAATATGACATTCCTAAAAAAACCACGAACGCAATGCTCGAGGATTTAAACACATTGATCGTTAAATCCATGAAAAAAGGCGAGCGTATTCGTTGGGCTGGTATCGGCATTTTGCAAGTGCGCAAACGCGCTGCTCGCATGGGCCGCAACCCGGCGACCGGCGAACAAATCAAAATTCCGGCGAAAAAGAAAATCGCTTTCCGCGCCGCGAAAGATTTGAAAACCGCAGTTGGCAACTAA
- a CDS encoding nicotinate-nucleotide adenylyltransferase produces the protein MKRRPPNKPRKIGLLGGSFNPAHLGHKKMSLFALRALKLDEIWWLVSPQNPLKKSDDMAPLSTRLKQARKIGAHPKIKIKNLESQMGTRYSIDTITQIQKKFPNPQFIWLMGSDNLAGFDRWRKWRQIARRIPIAIIKRQPIGKASLKSEAAVALKKYRITSKTDFAAQKPPAWTYLTGFADKRSASRIRAKKPRKWWL, from the coding sequence ATGAAACGCCGGCCGCCGAATAAACCCCGTAAAATTGGACTTTTGGGAGGGTCATTTAACCCCGCGCATCTGGGACATAAAAAAATGTCCTTGTTCGCTTTACGCGCTCTTAAGCTCGATGAAATATGGTGGCTGGTCAGCCCACAAAATCCGTTGAAAAAATCGGATGATATGGCGCCCCTGTCCACGCGGTTGAAACAGGCGCGTAAAATCGGCGCTCACCCAAAAATAAAAATCAAAAATCTGGAATCGCAAATGGGCACGCGGTACAGCATCGATACCATAACCCAAATCCAGAAAAAATTCCCAAACCCCCAATTTATCTGGCTGATGGGCAGCGATAATTTGGCGGGCTTCGACCGCTGGCGGAAATGGCGGCAAATTGCGCGGCGTATACCGATCGCCATCATAAAACGGCAGCCGATTGGCAAGGCATCTTTAAAATCCGAGGCTGCCGTTGCATTAAAAAAATACCGCATTACATCTAAAACTGATTTTGCAGCGCAAAAACCGCCTGCTTGGACGTACCTGACCGGCTTTGCCGACAAACGCTCCGCCAGCCGCATAAGGGCAAAAAAACCACGCAAATGGTGGCTTTAA
- a CDS encoding DNA-3-methyladenine glycosylase, which yields MAAPTKNKSRPVPTSRLPRDFYARPTVAVAKDLLGKIMVFNGIAATITETEAYVGKNDEACHASRGKTKRTEIMFGPPGHSYVYFIYGMYHCLNFVTEPEGTAAAVLIRGCQLLDDSKLHLNGPGKLCRHFGITRDYNAIDLCSDPDFYVLDHPIRPKFDTTPRIGISKAKDKLWRYVVKSNS from the coding sequence ATGGCTGCTCCTACAAAGAATAAATCGAGACCCGTGCCCACATCACGACTGCCACGCGATTTTTATGCCCGGCCAACGGTAGCGGTTGCCAAGGATTTGCTGGGAAAAATTATGGTATTTAATGGTATTGCGGCTACTATTACCGAAACCGAAGCCTATGTTGGGAAAAATGACGAGGCCTGTCATGCGTCGCGCGGGAAAACCAAACGGACAGAAATCATGTTCGGCCCACCTGGGCATTCGTATGTGTATTTTATTTACGGCATGTATCATTGTCTGAATTTTGTGACAGAGCCTGAAGGCACTGCGGCGGCGGTTTTAATTCGCGGTTGCCAATTGCTGGATGACAGTAAATTGCATTTGAACGGCCCTGGAAAATTATGCCGCCATTTCGGGATTACCCGCGATTACAACGCGATCGATCTATGTTCCGATCCAGACTTTTATGTGTTGGATCATCCCATTCGTCCTAAATTCGACACGACCCCCCGCATTGGTATTTCGAAAGCCAAAGATAAATTGTGGCGTTATGTGGTAAAATCAAATAGTTAG
- a CDS encoding 2,3-bisphosphoglycerate-independent phosphoglycerate mutase: MKTQQKPVILCILDGWGYSETRTDNAVAMAKTPNWDRLLKSSPQALLKTCGRDVGLPTGQMGNSEVGHMNLGAGRVVMQDLPRIDSAIEDGSLKNHPILKQMIETLKSKGRSCHLMGLYSPGGVHSHQDHIVALCKILNDAGIPTYLHLWTDGRDTPPQSAIDYVSALEQELKNLPHIKPATLCGRYYAMDRDKRWERVELAYNAIVDGKADHAPSLSAAIKSAHDAGETDEFIKPRILPGFQAMQDGDAILCANFRSDRVRQIMTALLDPDFHDFARRPVHASVAVAMTEYSADLANRMQILFTPQPLHDLLGEVVAKAGKRQLRMAETEKYPHVTFFFNGGEEKQYTGEDRILVPSPKVATYDLQPEMSAIPLTDKLVEAIESAQYDFILINYANPDMVGHSGILEAAIKACETVDICLGRVMDAVEKMGGVMLVTADHGNAEMMRDPETGEPHTAHTLNPVKLVLFNDKTGVKTLKNGRLADVAPSVLRLLNLPQPASMTGTVIL; encoded by the coding sequence ATGAAAACCCAACAAAAACCTGTAATTCTGTGCATCCTCGATGGCTGGGGATATAGCGAAACACGAACCGACAACGCCGTTGCCATGGCCAAAACCCCAAATTGGGACCGGTTGTTGAAATCATCGCCGCAGGCGTTACTAAAAACCTGCGGCCGCGATGTGGGATTACCCACCGGGCAAATGGGCAATTCCGAAGTAGGCCATATGAATTTGGGCGCCGGACGCGTCGTCATGCAGGATTTGCCGCGAATCGATTCCGCGATCGAAGATGGAAGTTTAAAAAATCATCCGATTCTAAAACAGATGATCGAAACCCTGAAATCCAAAGGAAGATCATGTCATTTGATGGGATTGTATTCGCCAGGCGGCGTGCATTCGCATCAAGATCATATAGTAGCGCTATGTAAAATTCTGAATGATGCTGGCATTCCAACATACTTGCATCTATGGACCGATGGCCGCGATACACCGCCGCAAAGCGCAATCGATTATGTATCGGCGCTGGAACAGGAATTAAAGAACCTGCCGCATATTAAGCCTGCCACCCTTTGTGGGCGATACTATGCCATGGACCGCGACAAGCGATGGGAACGGGTGGAATTGGCTTATAACGCTATCGTCGATGGCAAGGCGGATCACGCGCCGTCCCTTTCCGCTGCAATTAAATCCGCGCATGATGCTGGCGAGACGGATGAATTTATCAAGCCACGCATTTTGCCAGGCTTTCAAGCCATGCAAGACGGCGATGCGATTTTATGTGCCAATTTCCGGTCCGACCGGGTGCGGCAAATTATGACTGCGCTTTTGGATCCCGATTTTCATGACTTTGCCCGCCGCCCTGTTCATGCATCTGTCGCGGTGGCAATGACCGAATATTCGGCTGATTTGGCCAACCGGATGCAAATATTATTCACGCCGCAACCTTTGCATGACTTGCTGGGCGAAGTGGTCGCCAAGGCCGGCAAGCGCCAATTGCGCATGGCGGAGACGGAAAAATATCCGCATGTCACTTTCTTTTTCAATGGCGGCGAGGAAAAACAATATACCGGCGAAGACCGGATTCTGGTTCCCTCGCCGAAAGTCGCTACCTATGATTTGCAACCGGAAATGTCGGCGATTCCATTGACCGATAAATTGGTCGAAGCGATTGAATCCGCCCAATATGATTTTATTTTAATCAATTACGCCAACCCCGATATGGTCGGCCATAGCGGCATTTTAGAAGCGGCCATCAAGGCCTGTGAAACGGTTGATATATGTCTTGGGCGTGTTATGGATGCGGTTGAGAAAATGGGTGGGGTAATGCTCGTAACCGCCGATCACGGCAACGCCGAAATGATGCGCGATCCGGAAACTGGCGAGCCGCACACCGCCCACACATTGAACCCGGTAAAACTGGTACTTTTTAACGATAAAACTGGCGTCAAAACGCTGAAGAATGGTAGACTGGCGGATGTGGCGCCAAGCGTTTTGCGCTTGTTGAACTTGCCACAACCAGCATCGATGACCGGAACCGTAATTTTATAA
- a CDS encoding thioredoxin family protein has product MSITQKFLSIAVFLAFAAFAPIAFAAPIIGNPAPDFAATDSNGKTVNLSDFKGRNVVLEWTNNECPFVRKHYESGNMQSLQKKYTAQDVVWLSIVSSAPGKQGHVDGATANKLTVSRGASPTAVLLDESGKIGKLYGAKTTPHMFIVDKTGKLAYAGAIDDINSTDIADVKKARNYIDMAFADINANRTVALSSTKPYGCSVKYGGFF; this is encoded by the coding sequence ATGTCCATTACCCAGAAATTTTTATCTATTGCGGTTTTCTTGGCCTTTGCCGCTTTTGCCCCGATCGCGTTTGCCGCGCCGATTATCGGCAATCCCGCGCCGGATTTCGCCGCGACCGATTCCAACGGCAAAACCGTCAATTTGTCGGATTTCAAGGGCCGCAATGTGGTTTTGGAATGGACCAACAATGAATGCCCATTTGTTAGAAAACATTACGAATCGGGCAATATGCAATCCTTGCAGAAAAAATATACCGCGCAGGATGTGGTGTGGTTATCGATTGTTTCATCGGCGCCTGGTAAGCAGGGCCATGTCGATGGCGCAACCGCGAATAAATTGACCGTTAGCCGCGGCGCGTCGCCGACCGCGGTGCTGTTGGATGAATCGGGTAAAATCGGGAAATTATACGGCGCGAAAACGACGCCGCATATGTTCATCGTCGATAAAACCGGCAAGCTGGCCTATGCCGGGGCAATTGATGATATTAATTCGACCGATATAGCGGACGTAAAGAAGGCCAGAAATTATATCGATATGGCTTTTGCCGATATTAATGCCAACCGCACAGTCGCGTTATCGTCCACCAAACCTTATGGATGTTCGGTGAAATATGGCGGGTTTTTTTAA
- a CDS encoding DUF1003 domain-containing protein gives MNNAAHKHPITSWTDADHQCLTDLRHIKPARKKTHVAPPTIGQKVADAVAALVGSWGFILLQTALIACWIGLNLFGIINLDPFPFILLNLLLSFQAAYTAPVIMMSQNRQSEIDRRRAENDYAVNLKAELEIEQLHQKIDLLREQEILKLTQIIEQMSAQIAQLAARK, from the coding sequence ATGAATAACGCCGCACACAAACATCCCATTACTTCCTGGACCGATGCAGACCATCAATGCCTGACTGATTTGCGGCATATTAAGCCTGCGCGAAAAAAGACACATGTTGCTCCTCCGACCATTGGCCAGAAAGTTGCGGATGCGGTGGCGGCACTGGTTGGGTCCTGGGGTTTCATTTTGCTGCAAACGGCGCTGATCGCCTGTTGGATTGGATTGAACCTGTTCGGCATTATTAATTTGGATCCGTTTCCGTTTATTCTTTTAAATTTGTTGTTGTCGTTTCAAGCCGCCTATACCGCGCCCGTTATTATGATGAGCCAGAATCGCCAATCGGAAATCGATCGCAGGCGGGCGGAAAATGATTATGCGGTCAATTTAAAGGCGGAGCTCGAAATCGAGCAGTTGCATCAAAAAATCGATCTTTTGCGCGAGCAGGAAATATTAAAGCTAACCCAAATTATCGAGCAAATGTCCGCGCAAATCGCGCAATTGGCCGCCCGAAAATAA
- the rsfS gene encoding ribosome silencing factor produces MVALSPVLLVFVLHFFNNLIYNKGIRLEKEIFPIVTKQQSASAVLDLIERCLDETKAQDVVVIDLSGKSSIADYMIVASGASQRQLGAIADRISRTVDPVKVEGIPGCDWVCVDTGDVIVHLFKPEARGFYNVEKMWGANIPQVDQPTLMA; encoded by the coding sequence ATGGTGGCTTTAAGCCCGGTTTTATTGGTTTTTGTTTTACATTTTTTTAACAATTTGATTTATAATAAGGGTATACGCTTGGAAAAGGAGATTTTTCCCATAGTGACCAAACAACAAAGTGCTTCAGCCGTTCTCGACCTGATCGAACGCTGCTTAGATGAAACTAAGGCCCAAGACGTCGTTGTTATCGATTTATCCGGAAAATCCAGTATTGCCGATTATATGATTGTTGCCTCTGGCGCCTCGCAACGCCAGCTGGGCGCGATTGCCGATCGGATCAGCCGCACCGTCGACCCCGTAAAGGTCGAAGGCATCCCCGGCTGCGACTGGGTTTGCGTGGATACCGGCGATGTCATCGTGCATCTTTTCAAACCCGAAGCGAGAGGGTTTTATAACGTTGAAAAGATGTGGGGCGCTAATATACCACAAGTCGATCAACCTACGCTTATGGCCTAA
- the rlmH gene encoding 23S rRNA (pseudouridine(1915)-N(3))-methyltransferase RlmH, whose amino-acid sequence MKITIIAIGKSKRDAVAELCAEYEKRLSWPVKILESDSKGANKPNIKEIEAEQIAAQIPKGAMIVALDERGKNPTSKEFAESIKSWQNAGQSHLCFIIGGADGLDIGILKRADYKLAFGAMTWPHRLVKVMLLEQIYRAKTILDGHPYHRD is encoded by the coding sequence ATGAAAATCACCATCATTGCTATTGGCAAATCCAAACGCGACGCGGTTGCGGAACTTTGCGCCGAATATGAAAAACGCCTGTCCTGGCCGGTGAAAATCCTGGAATCGGACAGCAAAGGCGCAAATAAGCCCAATATCAAGGAAATCGAGGCCGAGCAAATCGCCGCGCAAATTCCCAAAGGCGCGATGATCGTGGCGCTCGATGAACGCGGCAAAAATCCGACCAGCAAAGAATTCGCGGAATCTATTAAATCCTGGCAGAATGCTGGGCAATCACATTTATGTTTTATTATTGGCGGCGCGGATGGATTGGATATAGGTATATTGAAACGCGCCGATTATAAATTGGCATTCGGCGCCATGACTTGGCCACATAGGTTGGTTAAGGTGATGTTATTGGAACAAATTTACCGCGCCAAAACGATTCTGGACGGACACCCGTATCACCGGGATTAG
- a CDS encoding 50S ribosomal protein L27, which yields MAQKKAGGSTANGRDSAGRRLGVKVSGGQDILAGGIIIRQRGTKFYPGKNVDMGRDHTIFATTDGKVQFQRKSGGKTFVNVVGNA from the coding sequence ATGGCACAGAAGAAAGCAGGCGGTAGTACCGCCAACGGTCGCGACTCAGCCGGCAGAAGATTGGGCGTAAAAGTTAGCGGCGGACAAGACATCTTGGCCGGCGGCATTATCATCCGTCAACGCGGCACCAAATTCTATCCAGGCAAAAACGTGGATATGGGCCGCGATCACACCATTTTCGCGACCACGGATGGCAAAGTTCAATTCCAACGCAAAAGCGGTGGCAAAACCTTTGTTAACGTCGTAGGCAACGCCTAA
- a CDS encoding 3-oxoacyl-ACP reductase FabG, protein MTVLQGKLAVITGGSRGIGAATAVRLAEMGADVAITFSKSDAEAKAIVQKITAMGRKAQAYKVDHTTPKAVGETVDKIGQDFGKIDILVNNAGIYEQKSLPDLTDAEFEKMFNINVYSVFAATRAAIKFMPDHGRIINIGSVLGERAIFPGMTAYAMSKFAVAGMSRAWAWDLGARKITVNCVEPGPINTDMNPENAEYSDEQRKMNPLSRFGQPKEVAAVIAFLASPESANVNGATIGVDGGMNA, encoded by the coding sequence ATGACCGTATTGCAAGGAAAATTGGCTGTAATTACTGGGGGATCTCGGGGGATTGGGGCGGCTACCGCCGTAAGATTGGCGGAAATGGGCGCGGATGTCGCCATTACTTTCAGCAAGTCCGATGCCGAGGCCAAGGCAATTGTACAAAAAATTACCGCTATGGGCCGCAAGGCGCAAGCGTACAAAGTAGACCATACAACTCCCAAGGCGGTTGGCGAAACTGTCGATAAAATTGGCCAGGATTTTGGAAAAATCGATATTTTGGTTAACAATGCCGGAATTTATGAACAAAAATCTTTGCCGGATTTAACCGATGCCGAATTCGAAAAAATGTTCAACATCAATGTCTATTCGGTTTTTGCGGCAACGCGTGCCGCGATTAAATTCATGCCCGATCATGGCCGTATTATCAATATCGGCAGCGTGCTTGGCGAACGGGCAATTTTTCCAGGCATGACCGCCTATGCCATGAGCAAATTCGCAGTCGCGGGGATGAGCCGCGCCTGGGCGTGGGATTTGGGCGCTCGGAAAATTACCGTAAATTGCGTTGAACCAGGTCCGATCAATACCGACATGAATCCGGAAAACGCGGAATATTCCGATGAACAAAGAAAAATGAATCCGCTGAGCCGGTTTGGCCAACCGAAAGAAGTCGCGGCTGTTATTGCATTCCTGGCATCGCCGGAATCGGCCAATGTGAACGGCGCGACGATCGGCGTCGATGGCGGAATGAACGCTTAA
- the mscL gene encoding large conductance mechanosensitive channel protein MscL, giving the protein MFKEFKEFALRGNVIDLAVGVVIGAAFTTIVNSLVGDVINPVIGLLIGGIDFSEFFITLKGEHAMTLEAAKKAGAVTLNYGLFINAVIKFLIVAFAIFIVVKQINRLKRSEAVAPTAPPPRQEILLEEIRDLLAKK; this is encoded by the coding sequence ATGTTCAAAGAATTTAAAGAATTTGCCCTGCGCGGCAATGTCATCGATCTCGCGGTCGGTGTTGTTATTGGCGCCGCGTTTACCACCATTGTCAATTCACTGGTCGGCGATGTCATCAACCCTGTCATAGGATTATTAATTGGCGGAATCGATTTTTCCGAATTTTTTATCACATTAAAAGGCGAGCATGCGATGACCCTGGAGGCCGCAAAAAAAGCTGGCGCGGTTACATTGAATTATGGCCTGTTTATTAATGCGGTGATTAAATTTTTGATCGTGGCTTTTGCTATTTTTATCGTAGTCAAGCAAATCAACCGCCTGAAACGAAGTGAAGCGGTCGCGCCGACCGCCCCACCACCACGGCAGGAAATTCTACTGGAAGAAATTCGCGATTTACTGGCAAAGAAATAG
- a CDS encoding RluA family pseudouridine synthase, protein MGNFANFSIEDRLIYRDALILGIDKPAGLPVHKGPGGGAHLGQFLDALKFGLPRKPELAHRLDKDTSGVLILGRNPHSLRELQKIFSQNKAEKIYWAVARGMPPTESGTIDAKLYRHLFKPGQLGFRMIVDDRGQDAITEYKVLARKDDRTLLELKPQTGRTHQLRAHCAHIGCPIIGDRLYGVDSDRKSNRLFLHAKQIALPLYKNKPPISIQASLPTDWPELQQNI, encoded by the coding sequence ATGGGCAATTTTGCAAATTTTTCCATAGAAGACCGGTTGATTTACCGCGACGCCTTAATATTGGGAATCGATAAACCCGCCGGTTTGCCGGTACATAAAGGCCCAGGCGGCGGCGCGCATTTGGGGCAATTTTTGGATGCGTTGAAATTCGGCTTGCCGCGCAAGCCGGAATTGGCGCACCGGCTGGACAAGGATACTTCGGGCGTTTTGATTCTGGGCCGAAACCCGCATAGCTTACGCGAATTGCAAAAAATATTTTCACAAAATAAAGCGGAAAAAATTTATTGGGCCGTCGCGCGCGGCATGCCGCCCACCGAATCCGGCACGATCGATGCCAAATTATACCGGCACTTATTCAAACCTGGCCAGCTGGGTTTTCGCATGATTGTCGATGATCGAGGACAGGACGCGATAACAGAATATAAAGTGCTGGCGCGCAAGGATGACCGAACTTTATTGGAATTAAAACCGCAAACCGGGCGCACGCATCAATTGCGCGCGCACTGTGCACATATTGGATGCCCGATTATTGGCGACCGACTATATGGCGTGGATTCCGACCGTAAATCGAATCGATTATTCCTGCATGCAAAACAAATTGCGCTGCCTTTATATAAAAACAAACCGCCAATTTCGATCCAAGCGTCTTTACCAACCGATTGGCCAGAATTGCAACAAAACATTTAA